From the Nonlabens marinus S1-08 genome, one window contains:
- the lysS gene encoding lysine--tRNA ligase, whose amino-acid sequence MPLSEQEIVRREKLGKIREMGIDPYPAAQYHVNATTASIKSDFEEGKKVVIAGRLMSRRIQGKASFAEIQDGKGKIQVYFNRDEICPGDDKTLYNELYKKLLDIGDFVGIEGELFMTNVGEQTVMVKNFELLSKALKPLPLPKTDADGNTYDEFNDPEMRYRQRYADLVVNPKVKDVFVKRTKLFNAMRSFFNDREYFEVETPILQPIPGGAAAKPFVTHHNSLDIPLYMRIANELYLKRLIVGGFDGVYEFSKNFRNEGMDRTHNPEFTAMEIYVSYKDYNWMMEFTENLLEHCAVKVNGKTTSTFGEHEIEWKTPYPRVTMTDSIKHFTGFDITGKSEEELFAFAKAQGIDVDKSMGKGKLIDEIFGEKCEGNYIQPTFITDYPKEMSPLCKTHRDNPELTERFELMVCGKEIANAYSELNDPIDQRERFEAQAALADRGDDEAMFIDQDFLRALEYGMPPTSGLGIGMDRLIMFLTNNPSIQEVLFFPQMRPEKKAGIELNEDEKVVFERLKKHEKVDLNQLKEESGLSNKKWDKAVKGLTGKKVAKVAKTDAGLFIEVI is encoded by the coding sequence ATGCCACTTTCTGAACAAGAAATCGTACGCCGTGAAAAACTAGGGAAAATCCGTGAGATGGGAATCGACCCTTATCCTGCAGCCCAATACCATGTGAATGCCACTACTGCTTCTATCAAATCTGATTTTGAAGAAGGAAAAAAAGTAGTCATCGCTGGCCGATTGATGTCTAGAAGAATTCAAGGAAAAGCATCCTTTGCAGAGATCCAAGACGGTAAAGGAAAGATTCAGGTATATTTCAATCGCGATGAGATTTGCCCTGGAGACGATAAGACTTTATATAATGAGCTTTATAAAAAATTGCTCGATATAGGCGATTTTGTTGGCATAGAAGGAGAGTTATTTATGACTAACGTGGGAGAGCAAACCGTGATGGTCAAAAATTTTGAACTGTTGAGCAAGGCCTTAAAACCATTGCCATTGCCTAAAACAGATGCTGATGGAAATACCTATGATGAATTCAACGATCCAGAAATGCGTTACCGCCAGCGGTATGCTGATCTTGTGGTCAACCCTAAAGTAAAAGACGTTTTTGTAAAGCGAACAAAGCTTTTCAATGCCATGCGATCCTTTTTTAATGATCGAGAGTATTTTGAAGTAGAAACGCCTATCCTCCAGCCCATTCCTGGTGGTGCTGCGGCAAAACCTTTTGTGACGCACCACAACTCACTAGACATACCGCTTTATATGCGTATTGCTAATGAGCTGTACTTGAAGCGTTTGATCGTTGGTGGTTTTGACGGCGTTTATGAATTCAGCAAAAACTTTAGAAATGAGGGAATGGATCGCACCCACAATCCTGAATTCACAGCGATGGAAATTTACGTTTCCTACAAGGATTATAATTGGATGATGGAGTTTACAGAAAACCTTTTGGAACACTGTGCTGTAAAGGTAAATGGTAAAACGACGAGTACTTTTGGCGAGCATGAGATTGAGTGGAAAACTCCTTATCCACGAGTGACCATGACCGACTCTATCAAACATTTTACAGGTTTTGATATTACTGGTAAGAGTGAGGAAGAGTTGTTCGCTTTCGCGAAAGCGCAAGGCATCGACGTCGATAAATCCATGGGTAAAGGGAAATTGATAGACGAGATATTCGGTGAGAAGTGTGAAGGAAACTATATCCAACCAACATTCATAACCGATTATCCTAAAGAGATGAGTCCGTTATGTAAAACGCACCGCGACAATCCAGAATTGACAGAGCGTTTTGAGCTAATGGTATGTGGTAAAGAAATTGCCAATGCCTACAGTGAGTTGAATGACCCTATTGACCAGCGAGAACGTTTTGAGGCTCAAGCAGCCCTTGCAGACCGTGGTGATGATGAGGCTATGTTTATTGATCAAGATTTCTTAAGAGCGTTAGAATATGGTATGCCTCCAACTTCTGGACTAGGAATAGGAATGGATCGCTTGATCATGTTTTTAACTAATAACCCATCGATTCAAGAGGTGCTATTCTTCCCTCAAATGCGTCCTGAGAAAAAAGCAGGTATAGAATTGAATGAGGATGAGAAAGTTGTTTTTGAGCGTTTGAAAAAGCATGAAAAAGTGGACTTGAATCAGTTGAAAGAAGAGTCTGGCCTTTCTAATAAAAAATGGGACAAAGCCGTTAAAGGATTGACTGGAAAAAAGGTGGCTAAGGTTGCTAAGACCGACGCTGGTTTGTTTATTGAGGTCATTTAA
- a CDS encoding YqaE/Pmp3 family membrane protein has product MSIWRVLLSIIMPPLAVLDKGCGSIVIVFILTLLGWVPGVIAALIILNNPNR; this is encoded by the coding sequence ATGTCCATTTGGAGAGTACTTCTTTCTATCATTATGCCACCTCTTGCCGTCCTTGATAAAGGTTGTGGTTCTATAGTTATTGTTTTTATTCTGACATTGCTGGGATGGGTGCCTGGGGTCATTGCTGCCTTGATTATTTTGAATAATCCTAATAGGTAA
- the lipB gene encoding lipoyl(octanoyl) transferase LipB: protein MNKTVIFQDLGRKDYKEVWDYQEELFKDILDTKIQNRRQDAGLETENHLLFVEHDHVYTLGKSGDVEHLLANDQKLADIGATYYKINRGGDITYHGPGQITGYPILDLENFFTDIHKYLRFLEEIFIKILADYGLKGERSPGETGVWLDLGTPFARKICALGVRASRWVTMHGFAFNVNTNLGYFDHIIPCGIQDKAVTSLASELKREIDMDEVKQKIKMYFTELFEAELVG from the coding sequence ATGAATAAAACCGTCATTTTTCAGGATCTAGGCCGCAAGGATTACAAGGAAGTTTGGGATTACCAGGAGGAACTGTTTAAAGATATCCTGGATACTAAAATTCAAAATAGAAGGCAGGACGCTGGGTTAGAAACTGAGAATCACTTATTGTTTGTGGAACACGATCATGTATACACGCTGGGTAAAAGTGGAGATGTAGAGCACCTTCTGGCAAATGATCAAAAACTTGCTGACATAGGTGCTACTTATTATAAAATCAATCGTGGCGGAGATATAACCTATCATGGACCTGGGCAAATCACAGGTTATCCTATTCTTGATCTAGAAAACTTTTTTACAGATATTCATAAATACTTGCGTTTTCTAGAAGAAATCTTTATCAAAATTCTAGCAGATTACGGTTTGAAAGGCGAGCGCAGCCCTGGCGAGACAGGCGTGTGGCTGGATTTAGGTACGCCATTTGCTCGCAAAATATGTGCTCTAGGTGTACGAGCCAGTCGATGGGTGACCATGCACGGTTTTGCGTTTAATGTTAACACAAACCTTGGCTATTTTGATCACATCATACCATGCGGAATTCAAGACAAAGCGGTCACATCGCTCGCATCTGAATTAAAACGTGAAATTGACATGGATGAGGTGAAACAAAAAATTAAAATGTATTTCACAGAATTGTTTGAGGCTGAGCTGGTAGGCTAA
- a CDS encoding DNA topoisomerase IB: MTLTPKQIKEALSEPEIAAHLADLVYIQDEHLTIHRKKYGRGFTYLINNKDRVKDKAELKRIKSLVIPPGWNNVRISAVANGHLQSVGRDDKGRKVYRYHDLWNILRNQTKFFKMSAFAKALPKIRMRLQQDLHLEGMPRNKCLAIVLSVMDLTHVRVGNEYYAKKNKTYGLSTLRTKHLKETIEGISFEFKGKKGVQQNTQIDDPELVELIHECQDIPGWELFQYYDEKGKHHAIDSGMINDYIHEIGGEIFTAKDFRTWGASTVFFETMIKLPEPTTKKQTNHNILTGYDAAAEELGNTRAVCRQYYVHPEIPNVYETGDFSKWRKKASSYKQKDLLSPAERCVKEIIQNFEIEFQLEA, translated from the coding sequence ATGACGCTCACACCAAAACAAATCAAGGAAGCTTTATCAGAACCAGAAATCGCAGCACATCTCGCTGATCTGGTGTATATTCAAGATGAACACCTTACCATACATAGAAAAAAATACGGCCGCGGTTTTACCTATTTGATTAATAATAAGGATCGAGTTAAGGACAAGGCAGAGCTCAAACGTATCAAATCTTTAGTAATTCCACCCGGTTGGAATAACGTGCGTATTTCCGCAGTGGCAAATGGGCATTTGCAATCCGTAGGGCGAGATGATAAAGGTCGCAAGGTGTATCGATACCATGATTTGTGGAACATTTTGAGAAACCAAACTAAGTTTTTTAAAATGTCCGCTTTCGCGAAAGCGTTACCCAAAATTAGAATGCGATTGCAACAAGATCTTCATTTAGAAGGAATGCCTCGCAACAAGTGTCTTGCTATCGTCTTGTCTGTAATGGACTTGACTCATGTGCGAGTAGGTAATGAATACTATGCTAAAAAAAATAAAACTTACGGGCTATCCACGTTGCGTACAAAACATTTGAAAGAAACTATCGAGGGAATATCCTTTGAGTTCAAGGGTAAAAAAGGAGTACAACAAAACACTCAAATTGATGACCCTGAGCTAGTTGAATTAATTCATGAATGTCAAGATATTCCGGGCTGGGAACTTTTTCAATACTATGATGAAAAGGGAAAACACCATGCTATTGATAGCGGGATGATCAATGATTACATCCATGAAATAGGAGGGGAAATTTTCACGGCTAAAGACTTTAGAACCTGGGGAGCGAGCACCGTTTTCTTTGAAACCATGATCAAGCTACCTGAACCTACTACCAAAAAGCAAACCAATCATAACATACTTACCGGGTATGACGCTGCGGCGGAAGAATTAGGAAATACAAGAGCAGTGTGCAGACAGTACTATGTGCATCCAGAGATTCCGAACGTGTACGAAACCGGAGATTTCAGCAAGTGGCGTAAAAAGGCAAGTTCTTACAAACAAAAAGATTTGCTATCCCCTGCGGAACGTTGTGTAAAAGAGATCATTCAAAATTTCGAAATTGAGTTTCAATTAGAAGCTTAG